In Amphiura filiformis chromosome 2, Afil_fr2py, whole genome shotgun sequence, one DNA window encodes the following:
- the LOC140171980 gene encoding dual specificity protein kinase shkA-like, which translates to MGASVDKLDAGNIDFHECIGEGGFGSVSRVSFKKPYKGYKEAAGKTVVYELGKKEVKVMSQLIHPNIVNLLGICKTGGAHLILMEYAPNGSLHDYLKDPSKPLPYELQKKWATESALAIKYLHGQNFLHRDIKPENCLLFQDNLLKLCDFGLAREIEESQTTSSQKGTYRYMAPEIHVGNERGRAIYSKPADIWAYGMLLLAICTRKPPFQDLEWHRVVFEVGNGQKPSIPEGCPKDLLDIMQQCWNNDPRQRPTITSIVMALDACCWSLERVIHPKHQRKQLVCQRIASCPNGDMVVSYWEKLHLLDGDGNCKMQLRSTETDPDRQIGRVCNICVSPLGYIFVASVSCRFVHVFTVKGKYLHCFTPDNDSNTSFKQKCLAIDREGQLLVGDRGRGIITIHTCPDGTVVNKITCPIGNGPSKIVNGKNQILIHSQPSDSETEHMSKVVAIDYSGNKVFSFTPKVDENMTGREVVPDGIVCVMTMITFMLQC; encoded by the exons ATGGGTGCTTCAGTTGATAAACTGGATGCAGGTAATATTGACTTCCATGAATGCATTGGAGAAGGTGGATTTGGGTCCGTCAGTCGTGTTTCATTTAAAAAGCCCTACAAAGGATACAAAGAAGCTGCTGGCAAAACAGTAGTGTATGAGTTGGGAAAAAAAGAGGTTAAAGTCATGAGTCAACTCATCCATCCAAATATCGTTAACTTGCTTGGAATTTGTAAAACTGGGGGTGCTCATCTTATTCTAATGGAGTATGCTCCTAATGGTTCGCTGCATGATTACCTAAAAGATCCATCAAAACCTCTTCCATATGAGCTGCAGAAAAAGTGGGCAACAGAGTCAGCACTTGCAATCAAATATCTCCATGGACAGAACTTCCTGCATAGGGACATCAAGCCCGAAAACTGTCTTCTCTTTCAAGACAACCTCTTGAAGTTGTGTGATTTTGGTCTTGCACGTGAGATAGAAGAGTCTCAGACAACATCCAGCCAGAAGGGAACCTATCGCTACATGGCACCAGAAATTCATGTCGGGAATGAACGTGGAAGGGCTATTTACTCCAAACCAGCTGATATATGGGCCTATGGGATGCTGCTACTAGCGATCTGCACAAGGAAGCCACCATTTCAAGACTTGGAATGGCACAGGGTGGTCTTTGAAGTCGGCAATGGACAAAAGCCATCCATACCTGAAGGCTGCCCCAAAGATCTGTTGGATATCATGCAGCAATGCTGGAATAATGATCCTAGACAACGGCCTACAATTACATCCATTGTAATGG CATTAGATGCTTGCTGTTGGTCATTGGAGAGAGTAATCCATCCCAAACATCAAAGGAAACAACTTGTTTGTCAACGTATTGCCAGCTGTCCAAATGGAGACATGGTTGTGTCTTATTGGGAAAAACTCCATCTTCTTGACGGTGATGGGAATTGCAAAATGCAACTGAGGTCAACTGAAACAGACCCTGACCGGCAAATAGGCCGTGTTTGTAACATTTGCGTATCACCACTAGGCTACATATTTGTTGCAAGTGTGTCCTGTAGGTTTGTCCATGTGTTTACTGTCAAAGGGAAATACCTCCACTGCTTCACACCCGATAATGATTCCAACACATCTTTTAAGCAGAAATGTCTTGCCATAGATAGAGAAGGGCAATTATTAGTGGGTGATAGGGGGAGGGGTATCATCACAATCCATACATGTCCTGATGGTACGGTAGTCAATAAAATTACATGCCCAATTGGTAATGGTCCAAGTAAGATTGTCAATGGAAAGAATCAAATCCTGATTCATTCCCAACCATCAGATTCAGAGACAGAGCACATGAGTAAGGTGGTAGCAATAGATTACTCAGGTAATAAGGTGTTTAGCTTCACACCCAAGGTAGATGAGAATATGACAGGTAGAGAGGTTGTACCAGATGGGATAGTGTGTGTGATGACAATGATAACATTTATGTTGCAATGTTGA